ttgtatttgaacgtagagcctatcacacccgatcatcacgcagtgtctcagcacgaagaactttcgcaacggtgcatactcagggagaacacttcttgataattttagtgagagatcatcttataatgctaccatcaatcaaagcaagataagatgcataaaagataaacatcacatgcaatcaatataagtgatatgatatggccatcatcatcttgtgcctgtgatctccatctccgaagcaccgtcatgatcaccatcgtcaccggcgcgacaccttgatctccatcgtagcatcgttgtcgtctcgccaatcttatgcttccatgactatcgctactgcttagtgataaagtaaagcattacagcacgattgcattgcatacaataaagcgacaaccatatggctcctgccagttgccgataactcgattacaaaacatgatcatctcatacaataaaattcagcatcatgtcttgaccatatcacatcacaacatgccctgcaaaaacaagttagacgtcctctacttcgttgttgcaagttttacttggctgctacgggcttaagcaagaaccaatcttacctacgcatcaaaaccacaacgatagtttgtcaagttggtgcggttttaaccttcgcaaggaccgggcgtagccacactcggttcaactaaagttggagaaactgtcacacgcaagccacctatgtgcaaagcacgtcgggagaaccggtctcgcgtaagcgtacgcgtaatgtcggtccgggccacttcatccaacaataccgctgaaccaaagtatgacatgctggtaagcagtatgacttatatcgcccacaactcacttgtgttctactcgtgcatataacatcaacacataaaacctaggctcggatgccactgttggggaacgtagtaatttcaaaattttcctacgcacacgcaagatcatggtgatgcatagcaacgagaggggagagtgtgatctacgtacccttgtagatcgacaacggaagcgtttggttgatgtagtcgtacatctccacggcccgaccgatcaagcactgaaactacggcacctccgagttttagcacacgttcagctcaatgacgatccccggactccgatccagcaaagtgtcggggaagagttccgtcagcacgacggcgtggtgacgatcttgatgtactactgtcgtagggcttcgcctaaacaccgctacaatattatcgaggactatggtggcagggggcgccacacacggctaagaatatgatcacgtggatcaacttatgtgtttctggggtgctcctgcctccgtatataaaggctcaaggggggggtgcggccggcctagaggtggcacgccaggaggagtcctactccctccgggagtaggattccccccccccccccccccaaatcctagttggaataggattcgcggagggggggaaagagaaaggggggccggccccctctccttgtcctattcggaccaagggaggggaggggcgtgtGGCCCATCtcaggctgcctcttctcttttccactaaggcccactaaggcccatatagctcccggggggttccggtaacctcccggtactccggtaaaatcccgatttcacccgaaacacttccgatatccaaacataggcttccaatatatcaatctttatgtctcgaccatttcgagactcctcgtcatgtccgtgatcacatccgggactctgaacaaccttcggtacatcaaaacatataaactcataatataactgtcatcgaaaccttaagcgtgcggaccctacgggttcgagaacaatgtagacatgaccgagacatgtcttcggtcaataaccaatagcgggacctggatgcccatattggctcctacatattctacgaagatctttatcggtcagaccgcataacaacatacgttgttccctttgtcatcgatatgttacttgcccgagattcgatcgtcggtatccaatacctagttcaaatctcgttactggcaagtctctttactcgttccgtaatacatcatcccgcaactaactcattagttgcattgcttgcaaggcttaagtgatgtgcattatcgagagggcccagagatacctctccgacgttcggagtgacaaatcctaatcttaaaatacgtcaacccaacatgtacctttggagacacctgtagagcacctttataatcacccagttatgttgtgacgtttggtagcacacaaagtgttcctccggcacacgggagttacataatctcataatcatgggaacatgtataagtcatgaagaaagcaatagcaacatactaaacgatcgggtgctaagctaatggaatgggtcatgtcaatcagatcattcaaccaatgatgtgatcccgttaatcaaataacaactctttgtccatggtcaggaaacataatcatctttgattaacgagctagtctagtagaggcatactagtgacactctgttttatctatgtattcacacatgtattatgtttccggttaatacaattctagcatgaataataaacttttatcatgatataaggaaataaataataactttattattgcctctagggcatatttccttcagtggctaGTGCCCTTGGATGCGATGCGGAATGTGCACGCACACGGAGGAAATAAATATGCTACTGGAGCTCGTCCACGGAGGAACATATGCATGGACCAACCTGGTCGGGGACGGTCGACCCTTCGAGGAATCATGCATGCTGCAGCGACCCAAGCCGGGAGTACCGCTCGTACGGTTTTCATTTGGCGAACCATTTTTGTCTTGTCGTCCTAGAATTCTCATCGCGCCCCCATAAACAGTGCAAGTTACGATTCTGCACCATTCCTTGTTCACTTTGTCAGTTTTGTCACGGCCGTGCGGCATACGGCGATGTTTAATGTATAACTTTTGGGAAATGCTACACTCACGGGCAACCGACATATATTTTAGGGATGGCTAATACCCTAATTAACCTCCCCCCCCCGATTCTCAGGGGGTGGGGGGTgggccccttcctcctcctagtgcCAATCAAATGATGCCACATGTGTCAGCCCGTGAAGTCTGTAAAAAATCCTCCGTGTGTCTAGCATTTCTCATAAAttttactccctccggtcctcaaTAGTTTGCGCCTAACTTTTTTCCTTTTCCCCCTAATTACATTGCGCACTAGGCGTCCGTGCTCAAAGTTCCCATCTATGCCCCTGGCCTTCCTTTCCCATCCCTTAATTAGCGATGGCTTCCCGTATATCCTCGTCTCTTCCCGAGGGACAAGCTCCAATCAAAACGTTGCAGTTATGACTACGTTGGAAACTCTCCCATGCAGAGCACGCCTGTTGCGGGGTAAAACCGTCCAGCCATTCCCATCGATGGCTCTCTTTGGTATTTGAGCTTTGAGTTATGCGCAGAcaaaaaagaatcggagggagtacatgcacATCCACCTCAAAAAAATTAAATTGCATGCACATACTTGTACCTAACCTTTACGTGCACGATTGCTTTCATCTTCTCAATTACTATGGCACATATATTGACAGAGGTGTTCGAGTTAGTGTGCATGCACGTGGGATCAATCATCTGTTATTTGCGGATGATAGCCTCATTTTCATAGCCGCCAACATTCAAAGTGCTCACAGACTCAATGAGATACTTCGTATATATGCCGATTGTTCAGGGAAAGCTGTCAATTTCGCTAAGAGTTCTATTTATTTCAGTCCAAATGCAGGGGAGTCTTTGAGGTTTCGTTGAAAGGAGCTTTGGGCATCACTGTCGAGGCGTTCTCGGAGCGCTACTTGGGACTCCCCACGGCAATTGGCAGAATAACAAGCAGGACCTTCAACTATATTCTTGAAAGGATCCTGAGTCTTATTCAGGGTTGGTCAGAAAAGAACTTGGCTTGTGCTAGAAGGGAAGTTTTGTTGAAAAAAATTTGTACAAGCAATCCCTACATTTAGTATGAGCTATTTCAAGTTGACCAAAAAGGTTTGCAAGAGTTTACTTCTTGTATGGCCAAGTATTGGTGGGGTAGCTCACTGGGCAAAAGGTCCCTACATTGGATCTCATGGAAGAAATTGGCTACACCTAAACATGTTGGCGGCATGGTTTTCGAGATTTTGAACTTTTCAATCTTTCAATGCTTGGAAAATCTGGACACATTCAGATTTCCTGTAAGCCACTGCTTCCGCTAGCTCTTCGACGACATGGAAGGCTATCATAGCAGGACGCGCTGCACTGGACGTTGGGCTCATTAAGCGTGTGGGGGATGGTTCATCAATATCTATTTGGACTGACAAATGGATCCCAAACACTGCTACCTTTATGCCAATGTGCAGATTGGATAATGACCCATTGGAGAAGGTTTCAGACCTCATTAACCCATACAACGGTGGCTGGAACATTGATCTAGTTCGGAATAATTTCCTCTCTCCTGACACTGATGCTATATTGAATATACCCTTGAGGTCAACATGAGGGAGGACACTCTTGCTTGGGCCTTGGAAACATCGGGAAACTACTCTGTAAAATCATCATATCGCTCTCTAATGACTCGCAACGAGCATCTTGCTCCAGAGGAAGGGACGGTATTGGGAGCTCCATCTTCGCAAACACAGTTGCGGAATGCCCTTTGGAAACTGAAAGTTGTACCCAAAGTTCGGGTATTTTGGTGGTGTGTTTTGCGAGGGATTCTACCGGACTCAGTGACCTTAAAAAATCGCCATATCAAGGAGATTGGAAAATGTGAGGTGTGCCATGCAATGGACGAGGACATGATGCACGCTCTCATAAAATGTAATCATGCTAAGGCATTCTGGACTGCAGCAAAGGCCAGTTTTTCAGTCAAACTACCAGACCTGCATCCGGATACATGGTCAAAAGATATTCTTTTGGACAATTTTTTTGATGATTCAGATAGGTGCAAGATCATTTCTATCGTGCACGCTATATGGAATTCTAGAAATTGCTGGACTCGTGACAAAGAAGGCTATAATCATGCCCACACTTTGCGTGCGATTCAGGAGACTCTTTCCTTACTTGACTTTTCGCTGGACAATCGGAAGGGACTAGTGGGGCAGTGCTGGCGACCTCCGGATCCAGGCTGGATCAAGATCAACGTCGATGGTGCACTAGAACTTCAAGGAAGACAGGGGGTGCTGGCGGGGTTGCCCATTCACATCTTGTTTTCCTAGCTGCATGGAGCAAGCCTCTTGATGGAATTACAGACCCGATGATTGCTGAATTGTTGGCACTCCGAGAAGGCACTATCTTTGCACAACTCCGAGGCTACTCACATGTGGTATTGGAAATGGATAATTTCGAGATTGTGGATCTCTGGTCGTCGCGTGACAATTCTCGTTCAATTGCCATGCCTATCATTAGGGAACTAGGGGAGATTGCTCttagtttttcttctttttcgGTTATACATGTCAATTGGACTGCTAATGGCTTTGCTCATCTATGCGTGAGACGTGCTCGAGTGTTAGATGTTTCGAAGAGCTAGCTCGATGTGAGCCCAGATTTTCTTGTAAGCAGCCTGCGGGCTGAGTGTAACCGGTTGATTCTTTCGTAATAGAACTCCTATATTCTATGCAAAAAAGAGGTACACGGATCGAATCTCACGGAAAAAAGCAAATGGGCCAAATAGGGTTTGTCGTGTTAACCTACACGCTGAATAGGAAGGAAACACACATAATCTAATCCACGCACGTGTTTTTGGGCCAGCCAATGTGCGGGACGGGACGCCCTGATTATTTTAATTTCTAATTTTGttgccttttgtttttccttctttaaaATAATCTGGGAATTCAAAAAAGTTgcaattttttattaaaaaaataaaattttgaaaaaagatcaGGTGTAATCGTGATTTTTCTAACAAAAATCACAAAGTCAATCAAATGTTCTAGATTAAAACAAATGTTCAGGAACTCATAAAATGTTCGCATATGTTTACAAAAAGTTTGCAAATCCAAGAAATGTTAATGATTTCAAAAAACCACGAATATAAACAAGTTTGTGAATTCCCAAAATGTACAAGACTCCTAAACATGTTcatgattttattattatttttgcaaatTAAAAAATGGTCACAAAATTAATTTTTTCTTTAAAATTGTTTGCAAATTTTGAAATATATTACAAGGTTCTTTTTTTGAAAAAACGAACAAGaatgtttttcaaaaaaattcttttttgaaattcaaaaaaaatctttttttgaaATGTTTGTGAATCACAAAAAAATGAACAAGAATGTTTTTCAAAATGTTCgcaaataaaaaaatatttatgaattacGGGTCATTAAGGACTCGTGGTGTATTTAGGTCCATTTACAACCCGATGTGTCTTTTGGCGTCTTAACTTCCCATGGTATCTTTGGGCCATTTGCAGCCTGATGTGTCTGTCGGTTTATTAACAACATGTGGTTTCCTATGGCCCATTTATGGCCTGAGGTGTCTTTCGACCTGCTAATAGCCTGTGATGTCCTTGGTCTCATTTACGGCCCGATGTGTCTCTACCGTCTTGTTAACGACATGTGGTGTCCTTGGGCAATTTATAGCCCGATGTGTCTTTTGGCATGTTAACGACCCTTGCACGACTCGGCCTCGCCATGGCTAGCGCTCCTCACGACGTCCACACCTTTTGCCTGCCGTGAAGCGGAAGCGAGTGGCGCAAAGAAAATTTACAGGCACATGATGTTTACTGTTTTATAACACGGAACTATATCTTGTATGATAAAAGAAAGGGACAAGCTATTTTAAGTTGTTTGGGAAAAATGTTTTATTCAAATTCAAAAAGGCCATAGGTATTTACATTATAAATAAAGTAATTCAGCTCGTTGATTCCCACCACTTAACCTTAGTTTATTCTATCTTCCCAGAGTTCTAGTTGTTGTTGTGTTCCTATTTCTCTATCAGCGATCTGCGTGCCACCACTAGCCTAACCGTCGACATGTCATCGCCCCGATCTTCCTTCTAAGCCCTCCTTCTTCGGCACCAACGaaccttccctctcccccgcacccgcTACTATCAAGCTTTAGAGTTCCCTTCGCCAATGACGCCGCGGCTAGTGGTGTTGTCCCCTTCTGGGGTCATTCCCTACTCGCCTCGCCTTGTCTAAGACACCGCGGCCGGTCGCATCAGCTTCGTCTCCGGCTCGGTGCTCGGGATATTGAGTCACGCAGAAATCATTTTCAGCCAACCGAAATTTAGCATTTGCTTTAAAGAAACCAGCAAGGCAGGAACAATAAAGACTACAACGCAGAACATGAACGTTTGGTCTATGGGTGTATATATACAACCTATACGAAAAAATAGTAATTAaataaaaattctgaaaatatttttgaataaACTTCTTTTATAAAAGCAAAATTTTGGGTCAAGATAGTGTGAACAAAATAGTGTAAATAGTAACCTTTATTCTTGAAAaattatatactagtgcaaaagaaagtcaGGTTGATtctaataaaaaaaatctaaacttttcacatttttttaattattactttCCCCCATATCAAGTGTATACACCCAGGAATCAAAAGGCATTTCCCCTACAACGCAATACTACCTCCGTCTCAAAATGTCCATCTCTTTTAAGAAATAAAGAAATGAGAATTTAATAGTACTAGATTCatctcaaaatataagacatttttttagCTAAACTAGAAAGAATCATCTATCAATGTACATTTGATTCTGGTCATCTAAGATAACAACAGGAAAGACATCAATCCTGCAGCGGTATTTCCATGCCCCAAATTTGTCACCTCCCTGAGATGGAACAGCTCATGGAGCAGAAGCTACTGTGCTGCCCGGCGTCTCCCGTGAACAGCAACCCGACGTCCGGCAGCTCCATCTCCTGCCGATTGCCACCCGGAGGCCAAACAAACGCAGGCTTGTTCAACGGGGGCTCCGGCGCGGGCGCTCCGTCGATCAGCACCTGCACGGCCGCCCTCATGGACGGCCTCTCCCTCGGGTTCGGGTGGCAGCACGCCAGCGCCAGTCTCACCGCGCAGTCCACCTGCGCCTGCTCGAACTCGCCGCCGAGCAACGGGGCGGCGGCGTGCAGCGCCTTCCCCTCGCCGTACAGCCTCCACATCCAGTCCACGATGTGCATCGGCGTGGCGTGTCGCCCTCGCCCGCCTCTCCAGTACTCCTCCTCGCCACCGCCACGGTGGTCGCTGTCGTGGACGTACTGGTACTGCACGGCGTTGCTGGGGCTCCTCCCGCTGACCACCTCCATGACGAAGACCCCGAACGCGTACACGTCGGTGTCGAGGCTGGCGCGGCCGGTGAAGAAGCTCTCGTACGCCATGTAGCCGCGGGTGCCGGCCACCACCTGCGTGGAGTGGTGCGTGGCGCCGTCGTGCTGGATGACGCGTGCGAGGCCGAAGTCCCCCAGCCGCGCGTTGTACTCCTCGTCCAGCATCACGTTGCTGGCCTTGACGTCCCGGTGCAGGATCCGCCTGCTGCTCCCGTGGTGCAGGTAGTCCAGCGCCGATGCCACGCCGCGGATGATCTTGTACCGCCGCTCCCATGTGAGCTCCGGGGTGTCCGTGGACGCCGACATCGACGACGTCGACGACGCGGTCCTCTCTCTGGCGTAGAGGAGCTTGTCGAGGCTGCCCATGGGGAAGTACTCGTAGACGAGGAGCAGCTCGCTCTTCTTGTGGCACCAGCCGATGAGCTTCACGAGGTTCCGGTGCGACAGCTTGCTGATGGTGTTCACCTCCGCCACGAACTCCTTCTCGCCGCGGTTGGAGTTGACGTTCGTGGACACCCGCTTCACGGCCACCTCCATGCTCATCCTCCTCAGATACCCGAGGTAAACGGTGCCGGAGCCGCCTCGGCCGAGCTTACGGCCGTCGCTGAAGTCGCCGGTGGCGTTCCTGAGCTCCCTGAGCTTAAACCTGACGGGGCCATGGGCGTCGATCATCTTCTCGAGGTTGCGGTACGCCAGCCTCGTCTGCCGCGTCAGCCTTCTCCACACGAGCAACGCCATGAGCAGCACGCCGACGGTGAGCGGGACCAGCATGGCGAGAAATACCTTCTGGCGCCTCAACCGATACCCACCGTCACCTCCGGCGCCCGCGTCGTCGACCGTGGTGAAGTTCCAGGACTTGACCTGGTTCAGCTGTGCGAACTCGCCGGTGGAAGCCGCGAAA
The window above is part of the Triticum aestivum cultivar Chinese Spring chromosome 2A, IWGSC CS RefSeq v2.1, whole genome shotgun sequence genome. Proteins encoded here:
- the LOC123190407 gene encoding probable L-type lectin-domain containing receptor kinase S.5; its protein translation is MLQRRLAMADRSMTLQLAFAAILLFILCGGGGSTCSALRFAYQSFDAASEADFSFTPGATVSNRSLQITPDAGDMTHRSGRVMYARDTLKLWKNSDRTALTSFKTEFVLNIVPRNGTGEGMAFILTNNPALPSDSSGRWLGLTNNHTDAAPANRIVALEFDTRRSFDADLDGNHVGLDLNSVRSLGQMPLSNFSIVLSRGADVDVTFEYDGKMMSVLVVQGGLAFTYAWYTDLSRYLLDNISVGFAASTGEFAQLNQVKSWNFTTVDDAGAGGDGGYRLRRQKVFLAMLVPLTVGVLLMALLVWRRLTRQTRLAYRNLEKMIDAHGPVRFKLRELRNATGDFSDGRKLGRGGSGTVYLGYLRRMSMEVAVKRVSTNVNSNRGEKEFVAEVNTISKLSHRNLVKLIGWCHKKSELLLVYEYFPMGSLDKLLYARERTASSTSSMSASTDTPELTWERRYKIIRGVASALDYLHHGSSRRILHRDVKASNVMLDEEYNARLGDFGLARVIQHDGATHHSTQVVAGTRGYMAYESFFTGRASLDTDVYAFGVFVMEVVSGRSPSNAVQYQYVHDSDHRGGGEEEYWRGGRGRHATPMHIVDWMWRLYGEGKALHAAAPLLGGEFEQAQVDCAVRLALACCHPNPRERPSMRAAVQVLIDGAPAPEPPLNKPAFVWPPGGNRQEMELPDVGLLFTGDAGQHSSFCSMSCSISGR